A window of the Pungitius pungitius chromosome 3, fPunPun2.1, whole genome shotgun sequence genome harbors these coding sequences:
- the LOC119218432 gene encoding sarcolipin, which translates to MDRSVQELFLNFVIVLITVLLMWLLVRAYQN; encoded by the coding sequence ATGGACCGCTCGGTACAGGAGCTCTTCCTCAACTTCGTGATCGTCTTAATCACCGTGCTGCTGATGTGGCTGCTGGTGAGAGCTTACCAGAACTAA
- the kbtbd3 gene encoding kelch repeat and BTB domain-containing protein 3 isoform X2 codes for MDEPQEPSSCIPNGHDSGNNPPSSESVITPHCNGVPERRALLREPEAHGLQLLAVLRSFREQGLMFDFTIRVQEHSFPCHRCVLAACSDFFRALFEVDMRERGDGSVTLGNQCTAAVGSFLDFAYSGETLITDGNVDMLFQLASFLQVPVLFQACSKFLIGSMDLSNCLSLFCLAEAYGSASLLQSANEFVVQNFFDLSKTQDFLDIQVNVLEACLSSDALNVPSEEAVVMSLLRWTRHDLPRRQRLLPGLLSLTRLHHLPAAVLKTLRDSDALLCDGKSCLALLSEALSKQVHYSGLLCDARPATTQTYIYIHKTEENGEIRHTFCYCLETDQWKKLGTEGGAATPDPPGSCLTSFGEKMFVTGGCRGNCCRTIRLHVAEPFHDATDEVWCFCPVTLTCTPAPAMRKPRTTHTAVACLDRVYVIGGRTKGSRGGAPSLLEVEYYNPLIQTWCSVSPLPTAIFYPESSACGSVIYTLGSEVEITDSFNPSLDCFFRYDAQQDQWSRLVAEFGQFFHATLVKAVSINDTLHLCDLSTYKVYSFCPETCMWKGEGSFECAGFNAGAVGMRDKIYILGGDYSPDEITDEVQVYHSKRNQWEEVTPMPRALTEFHCQLISFNRYKDPWGDTA; via the exons ATGGATGAACCTCAAGAGCCGTCGTCCTGTATCCCCAACGGCCACGACTCCGGCAACAACCCCCCGAGTAGTGAATCTGTCATCACTCCGCATTGCAACGGAGTGCCGGAGCGCAGGGCCCTGCTGCGGGAGCCCGAGGCCCACGGACTCCAGCTGCTGGCAGTGCTCAGATCCTTCCGGGAGCAGGGCTTAATGTTTGACTTCACCATTAGGGTCCAGGAGCACAGCTTTCCCTGCCACCGCTGCGTCCTGGCGGCATGCAGTGATTTCTTCAG GGCCCTGTTTGAGGTGGACATGAGAGAGCGTGGTGATGGTTCAGTGACTCTGGGTAACCAGTGCACGGCAGCGGTGGGTTCGTTCCTGGACTTTGCTTATTCCGGAGAGACACTCATCACTGATGGCAATGTAGACATGCTGTTTCAGCTTGCCTCTTTTCTACAG GTTCCCGTCCTGTTCCAAGCATGCAGCAAGTTCTTGATAGGATCCATGgatctcagtaactgtctgtccctcttctgCCTCGCGGAGGCCTACGGCTCTGCTTCCCTTCTCCAAAGTGCCAACGAGTTTGTGGTTCAGAACTTCTTTGACCTCTCCAAAACCCAGGACTTTCTGGATATTCAG GTGAACGTATTGGAGGCGTGCCTAAGTTCAGATGCTCTGAACGTGCCCAGTGAGGAGGCCGTGGTGATGTCACTTCTTAGGTGGACACGTCACGATCTCCCAAGAAGACAGAGACTGTTGCCAGGCCTGTTATCGCTAACCAGACTCCACCATTTACCTGCAGCTGTACTAAAG ACTCTGCGTGACTCAGACGCCCTGCTCTGCGATGGTAAGTCGTGCCTCGCCCTGCTCTCAGAGGCTCTGAGCAAGCAGGTTCATTACAGCGGCCTGCTCTGTGACGCCAGGCCAGCCACCACGCAGACCTACATCTACATCCACAAGACCGAGGAGAATGGAGAGATCCGCCACACCTTCTGCTACTGTCTGGAAACAGACCAGTGGAAAAAGCTGGGAACAGAGGGCGGCGCTGCTACGCCAGACCCGCCAGGATCCTGCCTTACCAGCTTTGGAGAGAAG ATGTTTGTGACAGGCGGTTGCCGGGGGAACTGTTGCCGAACGATACGACTCCATGTGGCAGAACCGTTCCATGACGCCACGGATGAGGTTTGGTGCTTCTGTCCCGTGACCCTAACCTGCACGCCCGCGCCTGCCATGCGAAAGCCCAGAACCACGCACACGGCCGTAGCCTGCCTGGACAGAGTGTACGTGATCGGAGGACGGACCAAGGGATCAAGAGGTGGAGCACCTAGTCTGCTGGAG GTGGAGTATTACAACCCTCTAATCCAGACCTGGTGCTCCGTCAGCCCGCTGCCCACTGCCATCTTCTACCCCGAGTCCAGTGCTTGTGGAAGTGTTATCTACACACTGGGCTCAGAGGTGGAGATCACAGACTCCTTCAACCCCTCACTGGACTGCTTCTTCCGCTACGACGCGCAGCAGGACCAGTGGAGCCGCCTGGTGGCAGAGTTTGGCCAGTTCTTCCATGCTACGTTGGTCAAGGCAGTGTCAATTAATGATACGCTGCACCTTTGTGACCTGTCCACTTACAAG GTCTACAGTTTCTGTCCAGAGACCTGCATGTGGAAGGGTGAAGGGTCATTTGAGTGTGCTGGGTTCAATGCCGGAGCGGTTGGTATGAGAGACAAAATCTACATCCTGGGTGGAGACTATTCACCCGACGAGATCACTGACGAAGTTCAG GTGTACCACAGTAAGAGAAACCAGTGGGAGGAAGTGACCCCCATGCCCAGAGCACTCACCGAGTTCCACTGCCAGCTGATCAGCTTCAACAGATACAAAGACCCATGGGGTGACACTGCATGA
- the kbtbd3 gene encoding kelch repeat and BTB domain-containing protein 3 isoform X1, translating to MDEPQEPSSCIPNGHDSGNNPPSSESVITPHCNGVPERRALLREPEAHGLQLLAVLRSFREQGLMFDFTIRVQEHSFPCHRCVLAACSDFFRALFEVDMRERGDGSVTLGNQCTAAVGSFLDFAYSGETLITDGNVDMLFQLASFLQVPVLFQACSKFLIGSMDLSNCLSLFCLAEAYGSASLLQSANEFVVQNFFDLSKTQDFLDIQVNVLEACLSSDALNVPSEEAVVMSLLRWTRHDLPRRQRLLPGLLSLTRLHHLPAAVLKVSGSYRPLCCGLVIVSTWVPSHRPSQTLRDSDALLCDGKSCLALLSEALSKQVHYSGLLCDARPATTQTYIYIHKTEENGEIRHTFCYCLETDQWKKLGTEGGAATPDPPGSCLTSFGEKMFVTGGCRGNCCRTIRLHVAEPFHDATDEVWCFCPVTLTCTPAPAMRKPRTTHTAVACLDRVYVIGGRTKGSRGGAPSLLEVEYYNPLIQTWCSVSPLPTAIFYPESSACGSVIYTLGSEVEITDSFNPSLDCFFRYDAQQDQWSRLVAEFGQFFHATLVKAVSINDTLHLCDLSTYKVYSFCPETCMWKGEGSFECAGFNAGAVGMRDKIYILGGDYSPDEITDEVQVYHSKRNQWEEVTPMPRALTEFHCQLISFNRYKDPWGDTA from the exons ATGGATGAACCTCAAGAGCCGTCGTCCTGTATCCCCAACGGCCACGACTCCGGCAACAACCCCCCGAGTAGTGAATCTGTCATCACTCCGCATTGCAACGGAGTGCCGGAGCGCAGGGCCCTGCTGCGGGAGCCCGAGGCCCACGGACTCCAGCTGCTGGCAGTGCTCAGATCCTTCCGGGAGCAGGGCTTAATGTTTGACTTCACCATTAGGGTCCAGGAGCACAGCTTTCCCTGCCACCGCTGCGTCCTGGCGGCATGCAGTGATTTCTTCAG GGCCCTGTTTGAGGTGGACATGAGAGAGCGTGGTGATGGTTCAGTGACTCTGGGTAACCAGTGCACGGCAGCGGTGGGTTCGTTCCTGGACTTTGCTTATTCCGGAGAGACACTCATCACTGATGGCAATGTAGACATGCTGTTTCAGCTTGCCTCTTTTCTACAG GTTCCCGTCCTGTTCCAAGCATGCAGCAAGTTCTTGATAGGATCCATGgatctcagtaactgtctgtccctcttctgCCTCGCGGAGGCCTACGGCTCTGCTTCCCTTCTCCAAAGTGCCAACGAGTTTGTGGTTCAGAACTTCTTTGACCTCTCCAAAACCCAGGACTTTCTGGATATTCAG GTGAACGTATTGGAGGCGTGCCTAAGTTCAGATGCTCTGAACGTGCCCAGTGAGGAGGCCGTGGTGATGTCACTTCTTAGGTGGACACGTCACGATCTCCCAAGAAGACAGAGACTGTTGCCAGGCCTGTTATCGCTAACCAGACTCCACCATTTACCTGCAGCTGTACTAAAGGTATCGGGCAGCTATAGGCCTTTATGTTGTGGTCTTGTGATTGTCTCAACATGGGTTCCCTCTCACCGTCCCTCTCAGACTCTGCGTGACTCAGACGCCCTGCTCTGCGATGGTAAGTCGTGCCTCGCCCTGCTCTCAGAGGCTCTGAGCAAGCAGGTTCATTACAGCGGCCTGCTCTGTGACGCCAGGCCAGCCACCACGCAGACCTACATCTACATCCACAAGACCGAGGAGAATGGAGAGATCCGCCACACCTTCTGCTACTGTCTGGAAACAGACCAGTGGAAAAAGCTGGGAACAGAGGGCGGCGCTGCTACGCCAGACCCGCCAGGATCCTGCCTTACCAGCTTTGGAGAGAAG ATGTTTGTGACAGGCGGTTGCCGGGGGAACTGTTGCCGAACGATACGACTCCATGTGGCAGAACCGTTCCATGACGCCACGGATGAGGTTTGGTGCTTCTGTCCCGTGACCCTAACCTGCACGCCCGCGCCTGCCATGCGAAAGCCCAGAACCACGCACACGGCCGTAGCCTGCCTGGACAGAGTGTACGTGATCGGAGGACGGACCAAGGGATCAAGAGGTGGAGCACCTAGTCTGCTGGAG GTGGAGTATTACAACCCTCTAATCCAGACCTGGTGCTCCGTCAGCCCGCTGCCCACTGCCATCTTCTACCCCGAGTCCAGTGCTTGTGGAAGTGTTATCTACACACTGGGCTCAGAGGTGGAGATCACAGACTCCTTCAACCCCTCACTGGACTGCTTCTTCCGCTACGACGCGCAGCAGGACCAGTGGAGCCGCCTGGTGGCAGAGTTTGGCCAGTTCTTCCATGCTACGTTGGTCAAGGCAGTGTCAATTAATGATACGCTGCACCTTTGTGACCTGTCCACTTACAAG GTCTACAGTTTCTGTCCAGAGACCTGCATGTGGAAGGGTGAAGGGTCATTTGAGTGTGCTGGGTTCAATGCCGGAGCGGTTGGTATGAGAGACAAAATCTACATCCTGGGTGGAGACTATTCACCCGACGAGATCACTGACGAAGTTCAG GTGTACCACAGTAAGAGAAACCAGTGGGAGGAAGTGACCCCCATGCCCAGAGCACTCACCGAGTTCCACTGCCAGCTGATCAGCTTCAACAGATACAAAGACCCATGGGGTGACACTGCATGA